A genomic window from Desertifilum tharense IPPAS B-1220 includes:
- a CDS encoding transaldolase — MAKSLLEQLREMTVVVADTGDIQAIEKFTPRDATTNPSLITAAAQMPQYQEIVDETLLQAKKDSGSSATETQIATLAFDRLAVSFGKKILEIIPQRVSTEVDARLSYDTEATIAKARDLIAQYEASGIGRDRVLIKIASTWEGIKAAEVLEKEDIHCNLTLLFGLHQAIACAEANITLISPFVGRILDWYTKETGKEYIGAEDPGVQSVTKIYNYYKKFGYKTEVMGASFRNISEITELAGCDLLTISPKLLAELDTSEEQLIRKLSPDTAMAMDIEKITMDKATFDQMHAADRMANEKLDEGIKGFTKALETLEQLLAARLFRLEAGESVGHAAEEIFLAYDLDGDGFITREEWLGSDAVFDALDEDHDGKISPEEMGVGLGGVFQLVKA, encoded by the coding sequence ATGGCTAAAAGCTTACTAGAGCAACTGCGGGAAATGACCGTTGTGGTTGCGGATACGGGCGATATTCAAGCAATTGAAAAATTTACGCCCCGCGATGCTACCACAAATCCCTCTTTGATTACAGCGGCCGCCCAAATGCCGCAATATCAGGAAATTGTGGACGAAACGCTGCTACAGGCGAAAAAAGATTCAGGTTCGAGTGCGACAGAAACCCAAATTGCGACGTTAGCCTTCGATCGTCTGGCGGTATCTTTTGGGAAGAAGATTCTGGAAATTATCCCTCAACGCGTGTCTACTGAGGTGGATGCACGCCTCTCCTATGATACAGAAGCAACGATCGCCAAAGCCCGCGATCTGATCGCTCAATATGAAGCTTCGGGGATTGGGCGCGATCGCGTTTTAATTAAAATAGCCTCAACCTGGGAAGGCATCAAGGCCGCAGAAGTCTTAGAAAAAGAAGACATTCACTGCAATCTCACGTTACTATTTGGGTTGCATCAGGCGATCGCTTGTGCTGAAGCTAATATCACGCTGATTTCTCCGTTTGTCGGTCGTATCCTTGACTGGTACACGAAGGAAACCGGGAAAGAGTATATCGGCGCAGAAGATCCTGGGGTTCAGTCTGTCACCAAAATCTACAATTACTACAAGAAATTTGGCTACAAAACTGAAGTCATGGGTGCGAGTTTCCGCAATATTAGCGAAATTACAGAACTCGCGGGTTGCGACTTACTGACTATTTCCCCCAAACTTCTCGCCGAGTTAGACACTAGCGAAGAACAACTGATCCGCAAACTCTCGCCCGATACCGCAATGGCGATGGATATTGAGAAAATAACAATGGACAAAGCCACCTTTGACCAAATGCACGCAGCGGATCGGATGGCGAATGAAAAGCTAGATGAAGGGATCAAAGGTTTTACCAAAGCCCTAGAAACCCTAGAACAACTCCTGGCTGCGCGTCTATTCCGCCTAGAGGCGGGTGAATCTGTGGGTCATGCTGCCGAAGAAATCTTTTTAGCGTACGATTTAGATGGCGATGGCTTCATTACGCGGGAAGAATGGCTAGGCAGCGATGCGGTTTTTGACGCCCTCGATGAAGACCACGATGGCAAAATTTCCCCCGAAGAAATGGGCGTTGGCTTAGGCGGCGTGTTCCAACTCGTCAAGGCTTGA
- the petA gene encoding cytochrome f, translating to MKNVSVLALWRRSKQALLKTTLVAIASLGLFLASDLAYPQAAAAYPFWAQQTAPETPREATGRIVCANCHLGAKKTEIEVPQSVLPDTVFEAVVKIPYDTTQQQLQGDGSKGPLNVGAVLMLPEGFKIAPPDRIPEEMKEKVGDLYYQTYNENSENVIIVGPLPGEQYQEIIFPVLSPDPRIDKNLQFGKYSVHVGGNRGRGQVYPTGEKTNNAIYNASATGTISQIQQLEDGAYEVSIQAEDGTTVTDKIPAGLELVVSEGQTIAAGVPLSNNPNVGGFGQVDTEIVLQSATRVKGLIAFLVAVMLSQVMLVLKKKQIEKVQAAEMNF from the coding sequence ATGAAAAACGTTTCTGTATTAGCGCTTTGGCGTCGCAGCAAACAGGCCTTGCTGAAAACGACCCTAGTTGCGATCGCCTCTCTTGGCCTTTTCCTCGCCAGCGATCTTGCCTATCCCCAAGCGGCTGCGGCTTATCCCTTCTGGGCGCAACAAACCGCCCCAGAAACCCCCCGCGAAGCAACCGGACGCATCGTTTGTGCCAACTGCCACCTAGGGGCAAAAAAGACGGAAATTGAAGTTCCCCAGTCCGTTTTACCCGATACCGTTTTTGAAGCTGTTGTTAAAATCCCCTACGATACCACCCAACAACAACTCCAAGGCGATGGTAGCAAAGGCCCATTGAACGTGGGTGCTGTATTAATGCTTCCCGAAGGCTTCAAAATTGCCCCCCCGGATCGCATCCCCGAAGAAATGAAAGAAAAAGTCGGGGACTTGTACTACCAAACCTATAACGAAAACTCTGAGAACGTGATTATTGTTGGTCCCTTACCGGGCGAACAATATCAAGAAATTATCTTCCCCGTACTCTCTCCCGATCCGCGTATCGACAAAAATCTCCAATTTGGTAAATACTCCGTCCACGTTGGCGGAAACCGGGGTCGCGGACAAGTGTATCCCACTGGAGAAAAGACCAACAACGCAATTTATAACGCTTCTGCGACCGGAACCATCAGCCAAATTCAGCAACTTGAAGATGGCGCTTATGAAGTCAGCATCCAAGCTGAAGATGGTACCACTGTCACCGATAAAATTCCTGCTGGCTTAGAACTAGTGGTTTCTGAAGGTCAAACCATCGCAGCAGGCGTACCTTTAAGCAATAACCCCAACGTGGGCGGTTTTGGTCAAGTTGATACCGAAATTGTTCTACAAAGCGCGACTCGCGTGAAAGGCTTAATTGCTTTCTTAGTTGCAGTCATGCTTTCTCAAGTCATGCTGGTTCTTAAGAAGAAACAAATTGAGAAAGTCCAAGCGGCTGAAATGAACTTCTAG